From the ANME-2 cluster archaeon genome, one window contains:
- a CDS encoding adenylosuccinate synthase, giving the protein MFTIITGSQFGDEGKGKIVDLMAGQYDLIVRFQGGDNAGHTVVVNGKIYKLHLTPSGVLYNARLLIGPGTVLNPQTLARELDTLAADGTMVDEKKLGIDAKTSIIMPYHVELDGLGESARTEKIGTTKRGIGYAYIDKVARDEIQMADLADEVRLRKRLKELSPLKAAQIQSMGGDPHIMEDESWIRQYIELGRRFAPYIADVSHEVNTALDAGKNVLAEGAQGAFLDVIHGTQKFVTSSSCIAGSACANLGVGPTRVDEVLGIVKAYITRVGEGPLPTELLDTTGEQIQKAGGEFGTTTGRPRRCGWFDLPLAKKSVALNGYTHIALTKLDVLSNIHPLRICMAYELDGVRLDYPPESTSDLARCKPVYENLDGWDEDLTGILAMDDLPAAAREYVDKLESLMGVPFRYISVGPGREQTFIK; this is encoded by the coding sequence ATGTTCACCATAATTACAGGTTCCCAGTTCGGGGATGAAGGTAAGGGCAAGATCGTTGACCTCATGGCAGGGCAATATGACCTCATCGTGCGATTCCAGGGCGGCGATAACGCAGGTCATACCGTAGTCGTGAACGGTAAAATATACAAGTTACACCTCACCCCATCTGGTGTCCTGTACAATGCCAGGTTACTCATCGGCCCCGGTACCGTACTGAATCCCCAGACCCTTGCCCGGGAACTTGATACCCTTGCAGCGGACGGTACCATGGTAGACGAAAAGAAGCTGGGCATAGATGCAAAGACCAGTATCATCATGCCGTACCATGTGGAACTTGACGGCCTGGGCGAGTCGGCACGCACAGAGAAGATAGGTACCACCAAACGGGGTATCGGCTATGCTTATATTGACAAGGTTGCACGGGACGAAATACAGATGGCAGACCTGGCCGACGAGGTGCGGCTGCGCAAGCGGCTCAAAGAACTATCTCCCTTAAAAGCGGCCCAGATACAGAGTATGGGCGGAGATCCCCATATCATGGAAGACGAGTCCTGGATCAGACAGTATATAGAACTGGGTCGCAGGTTCGCACCTTATATCGCCGATGTATCCCATGAAGTTAACACCGCCCTTGATGCAGGTAAGAACGTGCTTGCAGAGGGCGCCCAGGGTGCATTCCTTGACGTGATACACGGCACCCAGAAATTCGTAACTTCATCTTCATGTATCGCAGGTTCTGCCTGTGCTAATCTGGGCGTGGGACCCACACGGGTGGATGAAGTGCTGGGAATTGTCAAGGCCTACATCACCCGCGTGGGTGAAGGGCCACTACCCACCGAACTTCTGGACACGACGGGAGAACAGATACAAAAAGCAGGTGGTGAATTCGGCACAACCACTGGCCGTCCAAGACGCTGTGGCTGGTTCGACCTGCCGCTGGCTAAAAAATCAGTAGCACTTAACGGTTATACTCATATAGCACTGACCAAACTCGACGTGCTGTCCAATATACACCCCCTGAGGATCTGCATGGCATACGAACTGGATGGCGTAAGACTGGATTATCCGCCTGAATCCACATCTGACCTGGCCCGCTGCAAACCTGTGTATGAAAACCTGGATGGCTGGGACGAAGACCTTACAGGCATTCTGGCCATGGACGACCTGCCAGCTGCTGCCCGTGAATATGTAGATAAACTTGAGTCCCTCATGGGTGTTCCATTCAGATATATATCAGTGGGACCGGGAAGGGAACAGACATTTATAAAATGA
- a CDS encoding CDC48 family AAA ATPase produces MDSLSSDVVEPIKLKVAEADQRDVGKGVVRIDEKNRTKLGINVFDVLEIKGDRVTSAIVGRAYPADEGMDIIRMDGLTRTNARTGIGEFVDVKKAQWYEARKVTLAPVANNIRIFAPSDSLRVIFQHKTVSKGDIISSTSLRKQRYETLAGDTVLDDILHGFLGGPSFGLGEIKLQVVSTNPGGIVKITDITELEMLPEAVEFPEQVIPEVMYEDLGGIKPALTRVREIIELPLKHPELFSRLGIEPPRGVLLHGPPGTGKTMLAKAVANESNVYFITINGPEIVSKYYGESEQRLREVFDEAEKNAPSIVFIDEIDSIAPKRAEVTGEVERRVVAQLLSLMDGLKSRKNVIVIGATNRPEALDMALRRPGRFDREVELRVPDTEGRLEIFQIHTRGMPLTPDADLNQLAEISYGFVGADIAALVREAAMNALRRVLPDIDLEQQEIPKEVLEKLQVTLNDFEEAMKEVQPSALREILFEIPNVTWDDIGGLGDVKEQLREAVEWPLRFGASFRRIGVESSRGILLYGPPGTGKTMLAKAIANESDANFITAKGSDLLSKWYGESEKHIAEVFKRARQVAPAIVFLDELDALAPIRGAAAGEPQVTERIVNQLLSELDGLEELRGVVVIGATNRPDIIDPALIRPGRFDELIMVPVPDKITRKKIFQVHTRKMALDRDIDIDTLVELTDEYTGADIAAVCKKAGKFALRENMDCECVSQKHFIAAVEDTGPSVTPDTMKYYESLKSELRKKRSKQIESGIYV; encoded by the coding sequence ATGGACTCTTTGAGCAGTGATGTTGTTGAACCCATCAAGTTGAAGGTAGCGGAGGCTGACCAGAGGGATGTGGGAAAGGGCGTGGTGCGTATCGATGAGAAGAACCGCACGAAATTAGGCATCAATGTTTTTGATGTCCTGGAGATAAAGGGGGATAGGGTTACTTCTGCTATCGTGGGCCGGGCATATCCTGCCGATGAAGGAATGGATATCATTCGCATGGACGGCCTGACACGGACCAATGCCAGGACCGGTATCGGGGAATTTGTGGACGTGAAAAAGGCCCAATGGTATGAAGCCCGGAAAGTAACTCTCGCTCCAGTTGCCAATAATATCAGGATATTTGCTCCCAGCGATAGCCTTCGGGTCATATTCCAGCACAAGACCGTGAGCAAAGGAGATATAATCTCTTCAACCAGTTTGCGTAAGCAACGGTATGAAACACTGGCAGGAGACACGGTGCTTGACGATATCCTGCACGGCTTTTTAGGTGGTCCTTCCTTTGGATTGGGTGAGATTAAACTGCAGGTGGTTTCTACAAATCCTGGCGGTATAGTCAAGATAACTGACATCACTGAGCTCGAAATGCTTCCCGAAGCAGTGGAATTCCCTGAACAGGTTATTCCCGAGGTCATGTATGAAGACCTGGGCGGCATCAAACCCGCGCTGACCCGGGTGAGGGAAATTATTGAACTCCCCCTCAAACATCCCGAACTGTTCAGCAGGCTGGGTATTGAGCCGCCCAGAGGTGTACTGCTTCACGGTCCGCCCGGCACTGGCAAGACAATGCTGGCCAAGGCAGTGGCCAATGAGTCCAATGTGTATTTTATTACTATAAACGGGCCCGAGATCGTAAGCAAATATTACGGTGAGAGCGAACAGCGTCTTCGCGAGGTGTTCGATGAAGCTGAAAAGAACGCACCCAGTATCGTGTTCATTGATGAGATAGATTCCATTGCTCCCAAGCGGGCAGAGGTTACGGGTGAGGTGGAGCGCAGGGTGGTGGCGCAGTTACTGTCTTTGATGGACGGCCTGAAGTCACGCAAGAATGTTATTGTCATCGGCGCCACGAACCGGCCAGAGGCATTAGATATGGCACTGCGGCGGCCTGGCCGGTTCGACAGAGAGGTCGAGCTGCGGGTCCCTGATACCGAAGGACGGCTCGAGATATTCCAGATTCATACCAGGGGTATGCCGCTTACTCCTGATGCCGACCTGAACCAGCTTGCGGAAATATCGTACGGGTTTGTAGGGGCCGATATCGCAGCATTGGTCAGGGAGGCGGCCATGAATGCACTGCGCAGAGTACTGCCTGATATTGACCTGGAACAACAGGAGATACCAAAGGAAGTGCTTGAAAAACTCCAGGTGACCTTGAATGATTTTGAGGAGGCCATGAAAGAGGTGCAGCCTTCGGCACTCAGAGAGATACTCTTTGAAATACCCAATGTAACCTGGGACGATATCGGCGGTCTTGGTGATGTTAAAGAGCAACTGCGCGAGGCTGTGGAATGGCCTCTTCGTTTCGGGGCATCATTCAGGCGTATCGGTGTTGAATCGTCAAGAGGCATTCTGCTGTACGGCCCCCCTGGCACGGGTAAGACCATGCTGGCAAAGGCTATTGCAAACGAATCAGATGCTAATTTCATCACTGCCAAGGGCAGCGACCTGCTGTCCAAGTGGTACGGGGAAAGTGAGAAACATATTGCTGAGGTGTTCAAGCGCGCCCGCCAGGTGGCGCCTGCCATAGTGTTCCTGGACGAGCTGGACGCATTGGCGCCTATCAGGGGGGCTGCTGCCGGTGAACCCCAGGTGACGGAGCGGATCGTGAACCAGCTGCTCTCTGAGCTGGACGGGCTGGAGGAACTGCGGGGCGTGGTGGTGATTGGCGCCACGAACCGGCCTGATATCATTGACCCGGCATTGATAAGGCCGGGGAGGTTCGATGAACTTATCATGGTACCTGTGCCTGACAAAATTACGAGGAAAAAGATATTCCAGGTACATACCAGGAAAATGGCACTGGACAGGGACATTGATATCGATACCCTGGTAGAACTGACTGACGAATACACAGGTGCCGATATTGCAGCAGTCTGTAAAAAGGCGGGTAAGTTCGCTTTGCGCGAGAATATGGATTGCGAGTGTGTCAGTCAAAAACATTTCATTGCCGCCGTTGAGGATACAGGACCCAGTGTAACA